The genomic interval TGAAGGTCGTGATTTTCTTTGACGGCCAGAACTTCTACCGCTCGCTCCAGCGCTACGACGACTCGCTCCGCGTGGACTACGACCGGCTCGCCACGTGGATCACCCAGCAGGTCGGCGGGCCGAACGCGCTCTTCTCCGGCGCCTACTATTACGTCGGCCTCTCCGCCGACGCGCCGGCCGTCGTCGAGGGGTTCCTGAAGGGTCTCGAGCTGCGCCCGGGCTACTTCGTCAAGCGCGAGCCGCGCGTGCGGCGGAGCGGCCGCTGCCCGCACTGCGGCGTCGAGTACGAGTACACGACGGAGAAGCGCGTGGACACGCGCCTGGTCGCCGACCTCCTCCAGCACGCGGCGAGCGGCGCGTTCGACGCGGCCGTGCTCGTCTCGGGCGACGATGACTTCGTGCCGGCGGTGGAGGCGGTGAACGCGCTCGGCAAGCAGGTGTGGGTCGCGACGTGGTCGGCGGAAGAGCTGTCGAAGGACCTCCGCGTGCGCTGCTTCGGCCACATCCACCTGAGCCAGGGCATCGCCGTGTTCCGCGCCGAGCGCGCGCACGTCCACGAGCGGGCGCCCGGGCGCGTGGCACCCGCGCGCCCGCCGCGGGCGGCCGCCGCCGCACCGGCGCCCGCCGCGCCGCCGCTGCTCGAGC from Candidatus Methylomirabilota bacterium carries:
- a CDS encoding NYN domain-containing protein, encoding KVVIFFDGQNFYRSLQRYDDSLRVDYDRLATWITQQVGGPNALFSGAYYYVGLSADAPAVVEGFLKGLELRPGYFVKREPRVRRSGRCPHCGVEYEYTTEKRVDTRLVADLLQHAASGAFDAAVLVSGDDDFVPAVEAVNALGKQVWVATWSAEELSKDLRVRCFGHIHLSQGIAVFRAERAHVHERAPGRVAPARPPRAAAAAPAPAAPPLLERALAELQRAEARLPHVSRGYFVMRWKSHQLPPVGAEREALVQQLLEAKLIEEFEVRDAEGRVVTAIRSRERDGNVREPDGNVTVPG